Below is a window of Vibrio sp. SS-MA-C1-2 DNA.
CCCGTCACCGACTAAATTAATCACTAAAACTGTAAGCATAATACTAAAGCCCGGAAGCGTGACAGTCCAAGGTGCGTTGTAGACTAGTTCAATCGAATCTCCCAACATCGTTCCCCATTCAGGAGAGGGTGACTGTGCCCCTAATCCTAAAAATCCAAGGGCAGAAAAATCTAAAATGGCAATAGAAAAAGCGCGAGTTGCATTGGTTGCAATAGCGGGAAGAATATTCGGCAAAATTGAGTGGTAGAATATATAAAAACTACTCGCACCATCGAGTTTTGCCGCTACCGTGTAGTCTTTTTCTATCTCTTCATGAACGGCGGTATAGGTTGAACGAATAAATCGAGGGATTAAAGCTAACCAAATAGAGATTAATACGGTTGTTTGGCTTGCCCCCATAAACGCAACAAGAATAATCGCCAATAACAGTGACGGGATAAATAGAACAGTATCAAGTAAGTGATTTAAAATGCTTGATTTTACACCTTGAGTCATTCCTGCTGCAGCACCAATTAATATGCCAACCACTGCTGCTGCAAGTGTAATCAGGACCGTGTATCCAAAGGTAATTTGTGCACCATATAAAAGACGAGAGAGAATATCTCGCCCTAAATCATCAGTACCTAAAAAGTATTCAATATGACCATCGTTACTCCAAGATGGCGGCGTTAGTGGGGTAAGGTGTTGTTCAAAAGGTGAATAAGGAGCGAATAGTGGTGCAAAAATTGTTAAAGCAATAATCAAGAGCAAGCACCAAAAACCAAACATACTGAGTGAGTTTTTACGAAATAATAACCAAGAACGTTGACGTTGAGTTGGAATTCTATTTTCAGCATAGATATTATCGGATGGCATAAAATTCTTTCCTAAGCAATGGATTAACAATAGCGCCGACCAACTCAGAGATGATGCTTGCAACAAGAATAAATACTGCAACCGTTACAATTCCAGCTTGAATAGCGAGATAGTTTTGCTGGGCAACTGCATCTAATAGCCAACGACCAATTCCTGGTCGGTTAAATACAAATTCAGTGAGTGTTGCCAACGTTAGCATCGTTGATAATTGAATTCCGATCGAAGGAATTATTGGTGGAATTGCATTTTTTAACACATGGCGGAAGACGATGTTAAAACGCGATAAGCCTTTTGTTGCTGCAGCTTTAATGTAGTTTTGAGTCATGACCTCGGCCACTGAAGAGCGCATTTGGCCGATCACTTCAGTGGTTGGAGCAACGGCTAATACAATGGTAGGCAGAACAAGGTGCTCAATCACATTTTGTAATAATTCTTGTTTATGAGGAATATCGGACAATAAGATATCAATGATCGATATCCCTGTAATATGAGGGATATCATACAGTAAATTATAACGACCTGAGACAGGGAGCCACTCTAGATTGATTGAGAAAAAAAGGATTAAGATAATGGCTAACCAGAATATTGGAATCGAATAACCGACTAAAGAAATTGACGTAATGACTTTATCCAGCAAACTATTTCGAGACATGCCTGCAAGGGTACCAACAGGGATCCCGATTAGTAATGAAACACAGAAAGCGATAAATATCAGCTCTAATGTTGCTGGAAACAAAACGATGATATCACTGACAACAGGAACTCCATTAGGGTAACGACCAAAATTTCCTTGCAACACTTGTAGGAGATAGTTCCACCAACCAGAGACTGCCGATTGATAAAACCAAGGTGACTCGGTATCTAGTCTTAAAATACTAAATCCAACCACTGTGATTAATAGCAGTGTGGTAATAAATAAGATTAAACGCCTAATTGTATATATCAGCATATTACTCGAAACTCCGAGAAACCGTAACAAATGAGTTTGTACCTAATGGACTCATTGTTAACCCTTTGATTGAATTATTATAGGTGAGAAATTGTAATCCATGCGCAAGAGGGATGATAGGGATATCTTGTGAAATTATCTTTTCTGCTTGACGATAAAGATGATTTTTTTCTGTTGTTGAGGTTGTGGTAATCGCTTTATTCAACAATTGGTCAAATTTTGGTTGGCACCAATTGGCATAATTAAGGCTACTCTTTTTAGTCGGGCATGCTAAAAGTGGACGATAAAAATTTTCAGGTTCATTATTATCAGCAATCCAACC
It encodes the following:
- the sapC gene encoding putrescine export ABC transporter permease SapC; its protein translation is MPSDNIYAENRIPTQRQRSWLLFRKNSLSMFGFWCLLLIIALTIFAPLFAPYSPFEQHLTPLTPPSWSNDGHIEYFLGTDDLGRDILSRLLYGAQITFGYTVLITLAAAVVGILIGAAAGMTQGVKSSILNHLLDTVLFIPSLLLAIILVAFMGASQTTVLISIWLALIPRFIRSTYTAVHEEIEKDYTVAAKLDGASSFYIFYHSILPNILPAIATNATRAFSIAILDFSALGFLGLGAQSPSPEWGTMLGDSIELVYNAPWTVTLPGFSIMLTVLVINLVGDGIRQAINAGTD
- a CDS encoding ABC transporter permease subunit codes for the protein MLIYTIRRLILFITTLLLITVVGFSILRLDTESPWFYQSAVSGWWNYLLQVLQGNFGRYPNGVPVVSDIIVLFPATLELIFIAFCVSLLIGIPVGTLAGMSRNSLLDKVITSISLVGYSIPIFWLAIILILFFSINLEWLPVSGRYNLLYDIPHITGISIIDILLSDIPHKQELLQNVIEHLVLPTIVLAVAPTTEVIGQMRSSVAEVMTQNYIKAAATKGLSRFNIVFRHVLKNAIPPIIPSIGIQLSTMLTLATLTEFVFNRPGIGRWLLDAVAQQNYLAIQAGIVTVAVFILVASIISELVGAIVNPLLRKEFYAIR